In Mesorhizobium sp. 113-3-3, a genomic segment contains:
- a CDS encoding mechanosensitive ion channel family protein, with amino-acid sequence MPIDPQNTLLTVQAGLAQLSTLIVSYSFSAIGAIILLVVGYIVAGLAERSIFAGLGHIHGFDATLRHFFSKIVRYAILILVVIMVLGQFGVQTASIIAAIGAIGLAIGLALQGTLQNIAAGIMLLALRPFRIGESVEVGAISGSIEEIGLFATRLRTADGVYILAPNSTLWNQPVRNFSRNGVRRADISLSIGSWNDIDGAQKTLLAIAGAEKRIRREPAPVAFVASLGDTTVSLTLRYWTSAADYLSTNIDMTKRAKQAFDSEGISIPLPPPEAPAPQARKQ; translated from the coding sequence ATGCCGATCGACCCGCAAAACACCCTTCTCACCGTCCAGGCCGGCCTGGCGCAACTCAGCACGCTGATCGTCTCCTATTCCTTCTCCGCTATCGGCGCCATCATCCTGCTGGTGGTCGGCTACATTGTCGCCGGCCTCGCCGAGCGCTCCATCTTCGCCGGGCTCGGCCATATCCACGGTTTCGATGCGACGCTGCGGCATTTCTTCTCCAAGATCGTCCGCTATGCCATCCTGATCCTCGTCGTCATCATGGTGCTCGGCCAGTTCGGCGTGCAGACCGCCTCGATCATCGCCGCGATCGGCGCCATCGGCCTGGCCATCGGCCTGGCGCTGCAAGGCACGCTGCAGAACATCGCCGCCGGCATCATGCTTCTGGCGCTGCGGCCGTTCCGCATCGGCGAATCCGTCGAAGTCGGCGCCATATCGGGCTCGATCGAGGAAATCGGCCTGTTCGCCACCAGGCTCAGGACCGCCGACGGCGTCTACATACTGGCGCCCAATTCGACGCTGTGGAACCAGCCGGTGCGCAATTTTTCGCGCAACGGGGTGCGTCGCGCCGATATCAGTCTGAGCATCGGCTCGTGGAACGACATCGACGGCGCCCAGAAGACATTGCTTGCCATCGCCGGCGCCGAGAAGCGCATTCGTCGTGAACCGGCGCCGGTCGCCTTCGTCGCCAGCCTCGGCGACACGACCGTTTCGCTCACCTTGCGCTATTGGACCTCGGCCGCCGACTACTTGTCCACGAATATCGACATGACGAAGCGCGCAAAGCAGGCTTTCGACAGCGAAGGCATCTCTATCCCGCTGCCGCCACCGGAAGCGCCGGCGCCGCAGGCCCGCAAACAGTAG
- the rsfS gene encoding ribosome silencing factor, producing MPSPAGISVNDAVSRAINTVLASLEDSKAENIVSIDIQGKSSLGDYMVVASGRSHRHVSAVADHLLKALKDAGLGTARVEGLSGADWVLIDSGDIIVHVFRPEVREFYNLEKMWQAPDLEEETLH from the coding sequence GTGCCTTCGCCGGCCGGGATCAGCGTAAACGACGCCGTGTCCCGAGCCATCAACACAGTCCTTGCCAGTCTGGAAGACTCCAAGGCCGAAAACATCGTCTCAATCGACATTCAGGGGAAATCGAGCCTCGGCGACTACATGGTCGTCGCGTCGGGCCGATCGCACCGTCATGTCTCGGCTGTCGCCGACCATCTCCTCAAGGCGCTCAAGGATGCCGGCCTCGGCACGGCGCGCGTCGAGGGGCTGTCCGGCGCCGACTGGGTCCTGATCGATTCGGGCGACATCATCGTCCATGTCTTCCGCCCCGAAGTCCGCGAATTCTACAATCTCGAAAAGATGTGGCAGGCGCCGGATCTCGAGGAAGAGACCCTTCATTAA
- the rlmH gene encoding 23S rRNA (pseudouridine(1915)-N(3))-methyltransferase RlmH — protein sequence MKISVHAVGRMKTGPERELADRYFERFAKSGPAVGLEFSGITEIAEGRSQSAIERQRDEGSRLQAQLQPGTALILLDERGKSLSSQDLANRIGQLRDGGRKALVLAIGGADGHDPSLRDQADLVLSFGALTWPHQLVRVMLGEQLYRVATILSGHPYHRS from the coding sequence ATGAAGATTTCAGTTCATGCCGTGGGCCGAATGAAAACCGGCCCCGAGCGGGAGTTGGCCGACCGCTATTTCGAGCGCTTCGCCAAGAGCGGGCCGGCGGTCGGGCTCGAATTCTCCGGGATTACCGAAATTGCCGAGGGCCGGTCGCAGAGCGCTATTGAGCGCCAGCGTGACGAAGGCTCGCGACTGCAGGCGCAGCTGCAGCCGGGCACGGCGCTGATCCTGCTCGATGAGCGCGGCAAGAGCCTTTCCTCGCAGGATTTAGCCAATCGCATCGGACAGTTGCGCGACGGCGGGCGCAAGGCGCTGGTGCTGGCCATAGGTGGCGCCGACGGCCACGATCCATCACTGCGCGACCAGGCCGACCTGGTGCTGTCGTTCGGAGCGCTGACCTGGCCGCACCAGCTGGTGCGGGTGATGCTGGGGGAGCAGCTCTACAGGGTGGCGACGATCCTCTCCGGCCACCCCTATCATCGCTCCTGA
- a CDS encoding murein hydrolase activator EnvC family protein, whose amino-acid sequence MSEGWKSTPAPTGGSWRARCGIAAATVFLSFHGAWAENTLDMAPDPDQSRAEYEQVSKEITLSSERLAKLAADIAAVKKDHASITAALIQSAMTEQKLGQDIEDIGAKLEGLKDQQQKIRASLVARRDVLAEVLGALQRMGLNPPPAILVKPEDALSSVRSAILLGAVVPELRQQTDSLLADLKEQTRVTASIEAERARLTEAVGEQVAEKKRLAMLLEAKQKLEADTQAQMAAEQQRSEQLAARASSLKDLIASLEAQADKARKAADAAKAAAAAQANSDQTGGDTTASLAALPVPEGNRLTATAPFSALQGQIALPVTGRIKRRFGADDGNGAVMLGDMLATQSGAIVTAPADGNVLYAGPFRSYGQLLILNAGDGYHVVLAGMSRISVVTGQSVLAGEPVGAMGEARVASTSVSKNGNATPELYVEFRKDGKPVDPAPWWADRFSGRT is encoded by the coding sequence ATGTCTGAAGGCTGGAAATCGACACCGGCCCCAACAGGGGGCTCCTGGCGCGCGCGCTGCGGCATCGCGGCAGCGACGGTCTTTCTGTCGTTCCATGGCGCCTGGGCCGAAAACACGCTCGACATGGCGCCGGATCCGGACCAGAGCCGCGCCGAATACGAGCAGGTTTCCAAGGAAATAACGCTCTCGTCGGAACGGCTGGCCAAGCTCGCCGCCGATATCGCCGCGGTCAAGAAGGACCATGCGTCGATCACCGCCGCGCTGATCCAGTCGGCGATGACCGAGCAGAAGCTCGGCCAGGACATCGAGGATATCGGCGCCAAGCTGGAGGGGCTGAAGGACCAGCAGCAGAAGATACGCGCCTCGCTCGTGGCGCGCCGCGACGTGCTGGCCGAAGTGCTGGGCGCGCTGCAGCGCATGGGGCTCAACCCGCCGCCGGCCATCCTGGTCAAGCCGGAGGATGCGCTGTCGTCGGTGCGCAGCGCCATCCTGCTTGGCGCGGTGGTGCCGGAATTGCGCCAGCAGACCGACAGCCTGCTGGCCGACCTCAAGGAGCAGACCCGGGTGACGGCCTCGATCGAGGCGGAACGGGCACGACTGACGGAGGCGGTCGGCGAGCAGGTGGCGGAAAAGAAGCGGCTCGCCATGCTGCTCGAGGCCAAGCAGAAGCTTGAAGCCGATACGCAGGCGCAAATGGCGGCTGAACAGCAGCGTTCGGAGCAGCTGGCGGCCAGGGCCTCCAGCCTGAAGGACCTGATCGCCTCGCTCGAAGCGCAGGCCGACAAGGCCCGCAAGGCCGCGGATGCCGCAAAGGCGGCCGCCGCGGCCCAAGCCAATAGCGATCAGACCGGCGGCGATACGACGGCATCGCTTGCGGCGCTGCCAGTTCCCGAAGGCAACCGGCTCACCGCGACCGCGCCGTTTTCGGCGCTGCAGGGGCAGATCGCGCTGCCGGTCACCGGCCGCATCAAGCGCCGGTTCGGCGCCGATGACGGTAACGGCGCGGTGATGCTAGGTGACATGCTTGCGACACAATCGGGAGCCATCGTCACAGCGCCGGCGGATGGGAATGTGCTTTATGCGGGGCCGTTTCGCTCCTATGGTCAACTCTTGATCCTCAATGCCGGCGACGGTTATCATGTCGTTCTGGCGGGGATGAGCAGAATCAGCGTCGTGACTGGCCAGTCGGTGCTCGCAGGAGAGCCGGTCGGCGCGATGGGAGAGGCCCGGGTGGCAAGCACCTCGGTTTCGAAGAATGGAAATGCCACGCCGGAACTCTACGTCGAGTTTCGCAAGGATGGAAAACCCGTCGATCCGGCCCCATGGTGGGCGGACCGTTTTTCTGGAAGGACGTGA
- a CDS encoding S41 family peptidase, with product MMRKLSLLFAGALMGASAMSLVYGAPGSSANAAGSETYKQLAIFGDIFERVRAQYVTPPDDKSLVENAINGMLSSLDPHSSYMNAEQAQDMRVQTKGEFGGLGIEVTMENDLVKVITPIDDTPAAKAGVLAGDYIAKIDGEEVRGLTLNDAVDKMRGLVNTPIKLTILRQGADKPIELTVVRDIIKVKAVKFRVENDIGYMKITSFTEKTYDDLENAIETIKKQVPDDKLKGYVLDLRLNPGGLLDQAVSVSDAFLKRGEIVSTRGRDPKDVTRFDAKPKQTDDINGKPMIVLVNGGSASASEIVAGALQDLRRVTVVGTQSFGKGSVQTIIPLGENGALRLTTALYYTPSGKSIQGKGITPDIKVDQPLPPELQGRDLTRGESDLKGHIKGADESSTGSGSAAYVPPDPKDDLQLIFAEQLLRGQKTDPAFPPNPEKAVLNQ from the coding sequence ATGATGCGGAAACTGTCGCTTCTGTTTGCCGGCGCGCTGATGGGCGCGTCCGCCATGAGCCTTGTCTATGGTGCTCCTGGCTCCTCGGCGAACGCTGCGGGCTCGGAGACCTACAAGCAGCTGGCGATCTTCGGCGACATCTTCGAGCGGGTGCGGGCACAATATGTCACGCCGCCCGACGACAAGTCGCTGGTCGAGAACGCCATCAACGGCATGCTTTCCTCTCTCGATCCGCACTCCTCCTACATGAATGCCGAACAGGCGCAGGACATGCGCGTGCAGACCAAGGGCGAGTTCGGCGGCCTCGGCATCGAGGTCACCATGGAGAACGACCTGGTCAAGGTGATCACGCCGATCGACGACACGCCCGCCGCCAAGGCCGGTGTGCTGGCCGGCGACTACATCGCCAAGATCGACGGCGAAGAGGTTCGCGGCCTGACGCTCAACGACGCGGTCGACAAGATGCGCGGCCTGGTCAACACGCCAATCAAGCTCACCATTCTGCGCCAAGGTGCCGACAAGCCGATCGAGCTGACGGTGGTGCGCGACATCATCAAGGTCAAGGCGGTCAAGTTCCGGGTCGAGAACGACATCGGCTACATGAAGATCACCTCCTTCACCGAAAAGACCTATGACGACCTCGAGAACGCCATCGAGACCATCAAGAAGCAGGTGCCGGACGACAAGCTCAAGGGCTATGTGCTAGACCTGCGCCTCAATCCGGGTGGCCTGCTCGACCAGGCGGTGAGCGTGTCCGACGCCTTCCTCAAGCGCGGCGAGATCGTCTCGACGCGCGGCCGCGATCCGAAGGACGTCACCCGCTTCGACGCCAAGCCGAAGCAGACCGACGACATCAACGGCAAGCCGATGATCGTGCTCGTCAATGGCGGCTCGGCCAGTGCGTCCGAAATCGTCGCCGGCGCGCTGCAGGATCTGCGCCGCGTCACGGTGGTGGGCACGCAGTCCTTCGGCAAGGGTTCGGTGCAGACCATCATTCCGCTCGGTGAGAATGGCGCGCTCAGGCTGACGACGGCGCTCTATTACACGCCGTCGGGCAAGTCGATCCAGGGCAAGGGCATCACGCCCGACATCAAGGTTGACCAGCCGCTGCCGCCTGAACTGCAGGGCAGGGACCTGACGCGCGGCGAATCCGATCTCAAGGGCCACATCAAGGGTGCCGACGAGAGCTCGACCGGCTCGGGCTCGGCCGCCTATGTGCCGCCGGATCCGAAGGACGATCTGCAGCTGATCTTCGCGGAGCAACTGCTGCGTGGACAGAAGACCGATCCGGCCTTCCCGCCGAATCCGGAAAAGGCCGTGCTCAACCAGTAA